A single genomic interval of uncultured Sphaerochaeta sp. harbors:
- a CDS encoding PTS sugar transporter subunit IIC, which translates to MAEGMISSEGRQVGGYITRVLSGMAQGLFASLIIGLIIKQIGHYSSILLLEHIGRVAQYLTGPAIGMGVAIAVGASPLGVLGSAVAGAVGAGTFSFTNRIALALGEPVGAMIAGLAAAESSKKVAGKTGVDILIVPLTTILVGSLVGYFIAPPIAALMKYIGAFINSLTTLYPLPMGILVSTVVGMVLTLPISSAAISISLGLDGLAAGAAVVGCSCQMIGFAVSSYKENRLGGLLSQGLGTSMIQIPNIWKNPLIWIPPTLTSAILGPVSTVLFKMENNSAGAGMGTSGLVGQFNAIAVMGLEAWPVVLLMHFLLPSLITLLFSTFMRKKGWIKDGDMLLTLR; encoded by the coding sequence ATGGCTGAAGGAATGATTTCTTCAGAGGGGAGGCAGGTGGGTGGTTATATCACCCGTGTTTTGAGCGGAATGGCTCAAGGCCTCTTTGCCTCACTCATCATTGGTCTTATCATCAAGCAAATTGGACATTACAGTTCCATTCTCCTGCTCGAACACATCGGTAGGGTTGCCCAGTACCTTACCGGTCCTGCAATTGGGATGGGAGTTGCAATCGCCGTAGGGGCTAGCCCTCTCGGAGTACTGGGAAGCGCTGTAGCAGGTGCTGTAGGGGCTGGAACCTTCTCCTTTACAAATAGGATAGCCCTGGCTCTTGGAGAGCCAGTAGGGGCTATGATAGCAGGTCTTGCGGCAGCGGAAAGCTCAAAAAAAGTTGCAGGAAAAACTGGTGTCGATATTCTTATCGTTCCGCTCACCACCATCTTGGTCGGATCATTGGTAGGATATTTCATTGCTCCTCCCATTGCTGCATTGATGAAATACATTGGGGCATTCATCAACTCATTGACCACATTGTATCCACTGCCGATGGGTATCTTGGTATCTACCGTGGTAGGCATGGTACTCACACTCCCGATCAGTAGTGCTGCGATCAGCATCAGCCTAGGGCTCGATGGGCTTGCGGCAGGAGCAGCAGTTGTTGGTTGTAGTTGTCAGATGATTGGCTTTGCAGTGAGCTCCTACAAGGAGAACAGACTCGGTGGGTTGCTGAGCCAAGGACTCGGAACGAGTATGATCCAGATTCCAAATATCTGGAAGAATCCCCTGATTTGGATACCCCCTACCCTGACCTCTGCAATCCTGGGACCAGTGAGTACAGTGCTTTTCAAGATGGAGAACAACAGCGCAGGGGCTGGCATGGGAACCAGTGGATTGGTCGGCCAGTTCAACGCTATCGCAGTAATGGGATTGGAAGCTTGGCCGGTGGTTCTCTTGATGCACTTCCTGCTTCCTTCCCTCATCACCCTCTTATTCAGTACGTTTATGAGAAAAAAAGGCTGGATCAAGGACGGTGATATGTTGCTTACATTACGATAA
- a CDS encoding UDP-N-acetylglucosamine--LPS N-acetylglucosamine transferase, with protein MHIAFLYVNAGKGHITPAKALSDAALRLGHTTVVADLFETVNAPIVNWMSKSNWRLMLHFPRLEAFIDSKQDSWFNARLFRFLGTHSHAMKDFKAWYDANTPDCIVVAHFLAGCLIQPIVAKLGLPVPVFEYATDVVFTPRLGINSALDRFYICTQLGKEHAIEFGQEEKTISICPFPLKTQMMHTEIPEKQQARKHLGMMDRFTVLLNLGGEGIGTTDFLEEVQKRNLDWQIITVGTLSSSTKLQYKRFREKYPSFPLYTPGFVDNIQDYICACDVQAGKAGANALMESLYLKRPFLISNLLYAAKPTTEFFERHKVGWVENTIEKQVDILQAYSEDSQAQEAMKEAFEKLPTTFDSDAFARMITEDAERCIKEKGANTQ; from the coding sequence ATGCACATAGCATTTTTATATGTCAATGCAGGGAAAGGCCACATCACCCCTGCGAAAGCTTTGAGTGATGCCGCGCTCAGGCTGGGCCACACCACCGTTGTTGCTGATTTATTTGAAACAGTCAATGCACCTATCGTCAATTGGATGAGTAAATCCAACTGGAGGCTGATGTTGCATTTCCCTCGTCTCGAGGCCTTCATTGATTCCAAGCAGGACTCTTGGTTCAATGCAAGGTTATTCCGATTCTTGGGGACACACAGTCATGCAATGAAAGATTTCAAAGCATGGTACGATGCAAATACCCCTGATTGCATTGTTGTTGCCCACTTTCTTGCTGGCTGTCTTATCCAACCAATCGTTGCAAAGCTAGGATTACCGGTACCAGTATTCGAATACGCTACGGATGTTGTATTCACCCCTAGGCTGGGGATTAATTCTGCATTGGATCGATTTTATATCTGTACCCAGTTGGGAAAAGAACATGCCATCGAGTTCGGACAAGAGGAGAAAACGATTTCCATCTGTCCATTCCCATTGAAAACACAGATGATGCACACCGAAATCCCTGAGAAACAACAGGCTAGAAAACATTTGGGTATGATGGACCGTTTTACTGTCTTGCTCAATCTTGGTGGAGAAGGCATAGGCACAACCGATTTCCTTGAGGAGGTACAAAAAAGAAACCTCGATTGGCAAATCATCACCGTGGGAACACTCAGCAGTAGCACGAAATTACAGTACAAGCGTTTCAGGGAAAAATATCCCTCCTTTCCTCTCTATACCCCTGGCTTTGTTGATAATATCCAGGACTATATCTGTGCCTGTGATGTACAGGCGGGGAAGGCAGGAGCCAATGCATTGATGGAGTCCCTCTATCTCAAGCGCCCCTTTCTTATCTCAAATTTGCTCTATGCAGCAAAACCCACTACCGAGTTTTTCGAACGACATAAGGTTGGCTGGGTAGAGAACACGATTGAGAAGCAGGTTGATATACTGCAGGCATACAGCGAGGATAGCCAGGCACAAGAGGCGATGAAGGAAGCCTTTGAAAAGTTGCCCACCACCTTTGACAGTGATGCGTTTGCACGCATGATCACAGAGGACGCAGAGAGATGCATAAAAGAGAAAGGTGCTAATACTCAGTAA